A single Sporosarcina sp. FSL W8-0480 DNA region contains:
- the rpoE gene encoding DNA-directed RNA polymerase subunit delta produces MNLVNLTEMTKEELREESMIDIAFAILTDRHEALTLEQLMNQIRELTGMSESEMKDRLLQFYTDMNIDGRFLAINNGWGLREWYPVDQIEEETAPVVKVRKKKKKKAYDDDDEEEEEEEIDEDELFDEEFDELDDEDDLDEDEDEDEEEEEDIIEIEEDLIEDDEELELVPDDELDIDDDEDDELDEDEEDL; encoded by the coding sequence ATGAATCTGGTGAATCTAACAGAAATGACAAAGGAAGAACTCCGTGAAGAATCAATGATCGATATCGCGTTTGCCATTTTGACTGACAGACACGAGGCATTGACACTTGAACAATTAATGAATCAAATCCGTGAACTAACAGGTATGTCGGAAAGTGAAATGAAGGATAGACTCCTTCAATTCTACACAGATATGAACATCGATGGAAGATTCCTTGCCATCAACAACGGTTGGGGATTACGCGAGTGGTATCCGGTTGACCAAATCGAAGAAGAAACGGCTCCTGTCGTCAAAGTGCGTAAAAAGAAGAAGAAAAAAGCGTATGACGATGATGACGAGGAAGAGGAAGAAGAGGAAATCGATGAGGACGAGCTATTCGACGAGGAATTCGATGAGCTTGACGACGAAGATGACCTCGATGAAGACGAGGATGAAGATGAAGAGGAAGAAGAAGATATCATCGAAATCGAAGAGGATCTCATTGAAGACGATGAGGAACTTGAACTCGTTCCAGACGACGAATTGGATATTGATGATGACGAAGATGATGAGTTGGACGAAGACGAGGAAGACCTCTGA
- the icmF gene encoding fused isobutyryl-CoA mutase/GTPase IcmF has product MQTTEIYKPKHHVRFVTASSLFDGHDASINIMRRILQSTGAEVIHLGHNRSVEEVVNAAIQEDVQGIAISSYQGGHVEYFKYMYDLLQEKGAPHIRIYGGGGGVILPKEIKELHDYGIAWIFSPEDGRKMGLQGMINRMVEECDFLTEVEDELSQLENVSTERPEVLANLITYAEEMYDKENPDAIELIKKARELSKNTPVLGITGTGGAGKSSLTDELIRRFLRELPEKKVAILSIDPTKQKTGGALLGDRIRMNAIFNKRVFMRSLATRGSRSELSGAIKDVLDVVKTAGFDLIIVETSGIGQGDAEITEVSDVSMYVMTSEFGAPTQLEKIDMIDFADLIVINKFERKGSEDALSQVQKQYQRSHLLFDKNLDTMPVYGTIASQFNDKGTNSLFAALVSKLNEKCGLDWETSYTEFVKTQKQNVIIPNDRTHYLREIASAIRDYHKKSDQQVELARRLFQLEGAIEAVNEKALDNALVASLESLAESVKEELSAESKRILSNWKTLKESYSGDEFITKIRDKEIRTLLTTTSLSGLKIPKVSLPKFEDYGEILRWVYKENVPGSFPYTAGVFPFKREGEDPKRQFAGEGTPERTNRRFHYLSKDDDAKRLSTAFDSVTLYGEDPDERPDIYGKVGESGVSICTLDDMKKLYAGFDLCAPSTSVSMTINGPAPIILAMFMNTAVDQQVKMKEEELGRVLTVEEFTEVRNATLQVVRGTVQADILKEDQGQNTCIFSTEFALRMMGDIQQYFIDQKVRNYYSVSISGYHIAEAGANPISQLAFTLANGFTYVEYYLSRGMNIDDFAPNLSFFFSNGLDPEYTVIGRVARRIWAVAMREKYGANERSQKLKYHVQTSGRSLHAQEIDFNDIRTTLQALMALQDNCNSLHTNAYDEAITTPTEESVRRAMAIQMIITKEHGLSKNENPVQGSFIVEELTDLVEESVLQEFERLNDRGGVLGSMETQYQRGKIQEESMLYEMKKHSGELPIIGVNTYLNPNPPSEEDIDNMEIARATKEEKETQIANLRSFQSQHSDRSADALRKLQEVAVSGGNIFAELMETVKVASLGQITNALYEVGGQYRRNM; this is encoded by the coding sequence ATGCAAACAACTGAAATATACAAACCGAAGCACCACGTACGTTTCGTAACAGCATCCAGCCTATTCGACGGCCACGATGCATCCATCAACATCATGCGCCGCATCCTGCAATCGACCGGCGCAGAAGTAATCCACCTTGGACATAACCGATCCGTCGAAGAAGTCGTCAATGCAGCCATCCAAGAAGACGTACAAGGAATCGCCATCTCCTCCTACCAAGGTGGACACGTCGAATACTTCAAATACATGTACGACCTTCTCCAGGAAAAAGGCGCGCCGCATATCCGAATTTACGGTGGCGGTGGCGGCGTAATCCTACCAAAGGAAATCAAAGAACTGCATGACTACGGCATCGCTTGGATCTTCTCACCTGAAGATGGCCGCAAAATGGGGCTTCAAGGGATGATCAACCGCATGGTGGAAGAATGCGATTTCCTCACAGAAGTAGAAGATGAATTGAGCCAACTTGAAAACGTAAGCACAGAACGCCCGGAAGTGCTTGCCAACTTGATCACATACGCGGAAGAAATGTATGACAAAGAAAACCCTGACGCAATTGAGTTAATCAAAAAAGCAAGGGAACTATCAAAAAACACGCCAGTCCTTGGAATAACAGGAACAGGCGGGGCAGGGAAAAGCTCACTTACGGATGAATTGATCCGCCGATTCTTACGCGAATTGCCGGAGAAAAAAGTCGCGATTCTTTCCATTGACCCGACAAAGCAAAAGACAGGCGGAGCTTTGTTAGGCGACCGCATCCGCATGAACGCAATCTTCAACAAGCGCGTCTTCATGAGGAGTTTGGCGACACGCGGTTCGAGATCCGAGCTATCTGGCGCCATCAAGGACGTACTTGACGTTGTAAAAACAGCAGGCTTTGATCTTATTATCGTTGAAACGAGCGGGATCGGCCAAGGGGACGCTGAAATCACGGAAGTATCCGATGTATCGATGTATGTCATGACGAGCGAATTCGGTGCGCCGACACAGCTTGAAAAAATCGATATGATCGACTTCGCAGACCTGATCGTCATCAATAAATTCGAACGAAAAGGCTCCGAGGACGCACTAAGCCAAGTGCAGAAGCAATACCAACGTAGCCATCTCTTATTCGATAAAAATCTCGATACGATGCCTGTTTACGGGACAATCGCGAGCCAATTCAATGACAAAGGGACGAACTCGCTATTCGCGGCACTCGTGTCGAAGTTGAATGAAAAATGCGGACTCGACTGGGAGACATCCTATACGGAATTTGTCAAAACCCAAAAACAGAACGTCATCATCCCGAACGACCGCACACATTATTTACGTGAGATTGCAAGTGCAATTCGTGATTATCATAAAAAATCCGATCAGCAGGTAGAACTTGCACGCCGTTTATTCCAACTTGAAGGCGCAATCGAAGCTGTAAATGAGAAAGCTTTGGATAATGCGCTTGTTGCTTCACTCGAATCACTAGCGGAAAGCGTAAAAGAAGAACTTTCTGCAGAATCAAAACGCATCCTTTCAAACTGGAAAACTTTGAAAGAGTCCTATTCAGGCGATGAATTTATTACAAAAATCCGCGATAAAGAAATTCGCACCCTACTCACAACAACAAGCTTGTCGGGGTTGAAAATACCGAAAGTGTCCTTGCCGAAATTCGAGGACTACGGCGAAATCTTACGTTGGGTTTACAAAGAAAATGTCCCGGGTTCATTCCCATATACGGCTGGTGTTTTCCCGTTCAAACGAGAAGGGGAAGACCCGAAACGCCAATTCGCTGGTGAAGGGACGCCGGAACGAACGAACCGCCGCTTCCATTACTTGTCGAAAGATGACGATGCGAAACGTCTATCGACAGCATTCGACTCGGTGACGCTATACGGTGAAGATCCGGATGAGCGCCCGGATATTTACGGGAAAGTCGGGGAATCGGGCGTCAGCATCTGTACACTCGATGATATGAAAAAGTTGTACGCAGGCTTCGACCTCTGCGCACCATCCACTTCCGTTTCAATGACGATCAATGGACCCGCGCCAATCATCCTTGCGATGTTCATGAACACTGCTGTCGACCAGCAAGTGAAGATGAAAGAGGAAGAATTGGGCCGCGTATTGACTGTTGAGGAATTCACAGAAGTCCGCAATGCGACGCTTCAAGTCGTCCGCGGAACGGTGCAAGCAGACATACTGAAAGAAGACCAAGGGCAGAACACTTGCATCTTCTCGACAGAATTCGCGCTTCGCATGATGGGCGATATCCAGCAGTATTTCATCGACCAAAAAGTGCGCAATTACTACTCTGTCTCGATTTCGGGCTACCATATCGCGGAGGCGGGCGCGAATCCGATTTCGCAGCTGGCGTTCACACTCGCGAACGGCTTCACATACGTTGAATACTATTTAAGCCGTGGGATGAATATCGATGACTTTGCACCGAACTTGTCGTTCTTCTTCTCGAACGGACTTGACCCGGAATATACAGTAATCGGCCGCGTTGCTCGACGAATCTGGGCAGTCGCTATGCGCGAGAAATACGGTGCGAACGAACGCAGCCAAAAGCTGAAATACCATGTCCAAACTTCAGGTCGTAGCTTGCATGCGCAGGAAATCGACTTCAATGATATTCGGACAACATTGCAGGCGCTAATGGCATTGCAGGATAACTGCAACTCGCTCCATACGAACGCTTACGATGAAGCGATCACGACACCGACCGAAGAATCTGTACGTCGCGCGATGGCGATCCAGATGATCATTACGAAAGAGCACGGTTTATCGAAAAACGAAAACCCTGTCCAAGGATCTTTCATCGTCGAAGAATTGACGGATCTTGTCGAAGAATCAGTCCTACAGGAATTCGAACGCCTGAATGATCGTGGCGGCGTGTTAGGTTCGATGGAAACGCAATATCAACGAGGCAAAATCCAAGAAGAATCGATGCTCTACGAAATGAAGAAGCACTCGGGCGAACTGCCGATCATCGGCGTCAACACATACTTGAACCCGAACCCGCCTTCCGAAGAAGACATCGACAATATGGAAATCGCCCGTGCGACAAAGGAAGAAAAAGAAACGCAAATCGCAAACTTGCGCAGCTTCCAATCGCAACATAGCGACAGATCGGCGGATGCCCTTAGAAAACTGCAAGAAGTTGCTGTCTCCGGAGGCAACATCTTCGCGGAACTGATGGAAACTGTCAAAGTCGCAAGCCTCGGCCAAATTACAAACGCATTATATGAAGTCGGCGGTCAATACCGACGCAATATGTAA
- a CDS encoding TetR/AcrR family transcriptional regulator: MQVKREVKSSVKDESLIEKRRDQIIQGAVRLFKEKGFHRATTREIAKEAGFSIGTLYEYIRTKEDVLYLVCDSIYNEVQNRLSALMDEEGTVDGLRSAIDTYYHLIDDMSDEFVVMYQESKSLPKDALQYVLKKEMEMVALFKNLLQACTRSGELRINDEAVNLAAHHLVVQGQMWAFRRWALHGDYTIQDFINIQTNQLFNGILKK, encoded by the coding sequence ATGCAAGTGAAGCGTGAAGTGAAATCGTCGGTCAAAGATGAAAGTTTGATTGAAAAAAGACGTGACCAGATCATCCAAGGGGCTGTCCGACTTTTCAAGGAAAAAGGATTCCACCGGGCAACGACAAGGGAAATCGCGAAAGAAGCCGGCTTCAGCATTGGCACTCTGTACGAATACATCCGAACGAAAGAGGACGTCCTCTACCTCGTCTGCGACAGTATTTACAATGAAGTGCAAAACCGCCTGTCCGCCTTGATGGATGAGGAAGGAACTGTGGATGGGCTCCGATCGGCAATCGACACATATTACCATCTAATCGACGACATGTCCGACGAGTTCGTCGTCATGTACCAAGAGTCAAAGTCATTGCCAAAGGACGCCCTCCAATACGTCCTGAAAAAAGAGATGGAAATGGTCGCCTTATTCAAAAACCTACTGCAAGCATGCACCCGTTCAGGCGAATTGCGGATCAACGACGAAGCCGTCAACTTGGCGGCACACCATTTAGTCGTCCAAGGCCAAATGTGGGCATTCCGCAGATGGGCACTACACGGCGACTACACCATCCAAGACTTCATCAACATTCAAACCAACCAACTATTCAATGGAATCTTGAAAAAATGA
- a CDS encoding acyl-CoA dehydrogenase has translation MDFKLSEEHEMIRKMVRDFAMNDVAPTAAERDEEERFDMEIWNKMAELGLTGIPWPEEYGGIGSDYLAYCIAVEELSRVCASTGVTLSAHTSLAGWPVFKFGTEEQKQKYLRPMAEGTKIGAYGLTEPGSGSDAGGMRTTAKLDGDHYVLNGSKIFITNGGIADIYIVFAVTDPESKHKGTSAFIVEKDFAGFSVGKKEKKLGIRSSPTTEIMFDNCRVPKENLLGAEGEGFIIAMKTLDGGRNGIAAQAVGIAQGALDVSVEYAKERVQFGKPIAANQGIGFKLADMATATEASRLLTYQAAWLESNNLPYGKASAMAKLMAGDTAMKVTTEAVQVYGGYGYTKDYPVERYMRDAKITQIYEGTQEIQRLVISRMLTK, from the coding sequence ATGGATTTTAAACTATCGGAAGAACATGAAATGATTCGTAAAATGGTACGCGATTTCGCAATGAATGACGTTGCTCCGACTGCGGCGGAACGCGATGAGGAAGAGCGCTTCGATATGGAAATCTGGAACAAAATGGCTGAACTTGGCCTGACAGGTATCCCTTGGCCGGAAGAATACGGCGGCATCGGAAGCGACTATCTTGCATATTGCATCGCAGTTGAAGAACTATCACGCGTCTGCGCATCAACTGGTGTAACGCTTTCCGCACATACATCACTTGCTGGATGGCCAGTATTCAAATTCGGTACGGAAGAACAAAAGCAGAAATACCTTCGTCCAATGGCGGAAGGAACGAAAATCGGTGCATACGGTCTAACAGAACCAGGATCAGGCTCAGACGCTGGCGGCATGCGCACAACTGCGAAGCTTGACGGAGATCACTACGTATTGAACGGCTCGAAGATCTTCATCACAAACGGTGGAATAGCTGACATTTACATCGTTTTCGCTGTAACAGACCCAGAGTCAAAGCATAAAGGAACGAGCGCATTCATCGTTGAAAAAGACTTCGCGGGCTTCTCCGTAGGGAAGAAAGAGAAAAAATTGGGAATCCGTTCTTCACCGACAACTGAAATCATGTTCGACAACTGCCGTGTACCGAAAGAAAACCTACTTGGTGCAGAAGGCGAAGGCTTCATCATCGCAATGAAGACATTGGATGGCGGACGTAACGGAATTGCTGCGCAAGCAGTCGGAATTGCACAAGGTGCACTTGACGTCTCAGTTGAATATGCGAAAGAGCGTGTCCAATTCGGAAAACCGATCGCTGCGAATCAAGGAATCGGCTTCAAACTTGCTGATATGGCAACTGCAACGGAAGCTTCCCGCCTACTCACATACCAAGCTGCATGGCTTGAGTCGAATAACCTGCCATACGGAAAAGCGTCCGCAATGGCGAAACTCATGGCTGGAGATACAGCGATGAAAGTGACTACGGAAGCTGTTCAAGTTTACGGCGGCTACGGTTACACGAAGGATTATCCGGTTGAGCGCTATATGAGAGACGCGAAAATTACGCAAATCTATGAAGGAACGCAGGAAATCCAGCGTCTTGTCATCTCCCGCATGCTTACAAAATAA
- a CDS encoding acyl-CoA dehydrogenase, with translation MDFQFTEEQRMMRTMVRDFAKAEIEPFIPRIEAGEFPREILKKMGELGLMGITVPEKYGGSDMDFVSYIIAIHELSKVSAVIGVILSVHSSVGTNPIMYFGNEEQKNRYLPKMATGEYLGAFCLTEPSSGSDAGSLKTKAVKKDDHYVLNGSKVFITNGGEADVYIVFASTDPSKGTYGITAFIVDKDTPGLIIGKDEEKMGLHGSRTVQLTFEDMKVPAKNVLGEVGEGFKIAMANLDVGRIGIAAQALGIGEAALEAATAYAKERVQFGKPIAANQGVGFKLADMATASEAARLLVYRAAQLRSEGKPCGKEASMAKLFASQTAMDNAIEAVQVFGGYGYTKDYPVERYFRDAKVTQIYEGTSEIQRIVISKHLTK, from the coding sequence ATGGATTTTCAATTCACCGAAGAACAGCGGATGATGCGTACTATGGTAAGGGATTTCGCGAAGGCGGAAATCGAGCCGTTCATTCCACGCATAGAAGCTGGGGAGTTTCCACGTGAAATCCTGAAGAAAATGGGCGAGCTTGGTTTAATGGGCATCACCGTTCCGGAGAAATACGGCGGCTCTGATATGGACTTCGTTTCCTACATCATTGCCATCCATGAACTGTCGAAAGTGAGCGCGGTTATCGGTGTCATCCTTTCCGTTCATTCCTCAGTCGGCACGAACCCGATCATGTATTTTGGGAATGAAGAGCAAAAGAACAGATACTTGCCGAAAATGGCGACCGGCGAATACCTTGGCGCTTTCTGCCTAACGGAACCAAGCTCAGGATCAGACGCTGGATCACTTAAAACGAAAGCCGTGAAAAAAGACGATCACTACGTGCTGAACGGCTCGAAAGTGTTCATTACAAACGGCGGAGAAGCGGATGTCTATATCGTTTTTGCATCGACCGATCCTTCGAAAGGGACATACGGCATCACGGCGTTCATTGTCGATAAAGACACTCCGGGCCTCATCATCGGAAAAGACGAAGAAAAAATGGGTCTTCACGGATCACGAACCGTGCAACTCACATTCGAAGACATGAAAGTTCCTGCGAAAAACGTTCTTGGAGAAGTCGGCGAAGGCTTCAAAATCGCAATGGCAAACCTTGACGTCGGAAGAATCGGCATCGCGGCACAAGCCCTTGGCATCGGAGAAGCAGCACTTGAAGCTGCAACTGCATATGCAAAGGAGCGCGTTCAATTCGGCAAACCGATTGCTGCAAATCAAGGAGTCGGCTTCAAATTAGCTGACATGGCAACGGCCTCCGAAGCGGCAAGACTCCTTGTCTACCGCGCTGCCCAACTGCGCTCGGAGGGCAAACCATGCGGAAAAGAAGCCTCCATGGCAAAACTTTTCGCATCCCAAACCGCAATGGACAACGCCATCGAAGCCGTCCAAGTATTCGGCGGCTACGGATATACCAAGGACTACCCAGTAGAACGCTACTTCCGCGACGCTAAAGTAACGCAAATCTACGAAGGCACAAGCGAAATCCAACGCATCGTCATCAGCAAGCATTTAACAAAATAA
- a CDS encoding 3-hydroxybutyryl-CoA dehydrogenase, whose translation MEIKKVMVIGAGQMGGGIAQVCAQAGFDVKLNDIKEESLEKGIAVITKNLSRNVEKGRMTEDEKNAVLGRITKSIDLQDAADVDIVIEAAVENMDIKKSIFKQLDGIAPVHAILATNTSSLPITEIAAVTNRPESVIGMHYMNPVPVMKLVEIIRGLATSDEVYEAVEEMTRKLSKTPVEVNDFPGFVANRVLMPMINEAIYTLYEGVASVEAIDEVMKLGMNHPMGPLQLADFIGLDTCLYIMETLHEGFGDSKYRPCPLLRKYVNAGWLGKKSGRGFYEYS comes from the coding sequence ATGGAAATCAAAAAAGTAATGGTCATCGGAGCTGGACAAATGGGTGGGGGAATCGCCCAAGTATGTGCACAAGCCGGCTTCGACGTCAAATTGAACGATATCAAAGAAGAATCCCTTGAGAAGGGGATTGCTGTCATTACGAAAAACCTTTCCCGCAACGTCGAAAAGGGACGAATGACGGAAGACGAAAAAAATGCAGTCCTTGGCCGCATTACGAAATCAATCGACCTCCAAGACGCAGCCGACGTCGATATCGTCATCGAGGCGGCAGTCGAAAATATGGACATAAAGAAATCGATTTTCAAACAGCTTGACGGCATTGCGCCTGTACATGCAATTCTCGCTACAAACACTTCTTCCTTGCCGATCACGGAAATCGCAGCAGTGACAAATCGCCCGGAAAGCGTAATCGGAATGCATTACATGAACCCGGTTCCTGTCATGAAGCTTGTCGAAATCATCCGCGGCCTTGCAACTTCCGACGAAGTGTACGAAGCCGTCGAAGAGATGACTCGTAAACTATCAAAAACACCAGTCGAAGTGAATGACTTCCCTGGATTCGTCGCAAACCGCGTCCTTATGCCGATGATCAACGAAGCCATCTACACATTGTACGAAGGCGTTGCTTCGGTTGAGGCAATCGACGAAGTGATGAAATTAGGCATGAACCATCCGATGGGGCCGCTGCAACTCGCGGACTTCATCGGCCTCGACACTTGCCTTTACATCATGGAAACGCTTCACGAAGGCTTCGGCGATTCGAAATATCGCCCATGCCCATTATTAAGAAAGTATGTCAACGCAGGCTGGTTAGGTAAAAAATCCGGCCGCGGATTCTATGAATATTCTTAA
- a CDS encoding acetyl-CoA C-acetyltransferase, translated as MNRTVIIDGARTPFGKFGGALSSQTASDLGAIAIKEALNRADVKAEDIDEVIIGTVLQAGQGQIPSRQAATKAGIPWSVKTETVNKVCASGMRSVTLADQLIRLGDEEVIVAGGMESMSNAPYYLPKGRFGLKMGDSQLVDGMIYDGLSCSFTPERVHMGTYGNKTADSFSLTREMQDEWSLRSHERAIAAIDEGKLSEEIVAVEIPQRRGEPVKVEADEAPRRDTSLETLAKLRPAFGKDGTITAGNAPGVNDGACALVLMNEERALKEGKKPLATIIGHAEVAIEPENFPQTPGLVINEILKKTGKDITDIDLFEINEAFAAVALASSQIAGLDPEKVNVNGGAVALGHPIGASGARIILTLAYELKRRGGGIGIAAICSGGGQGDAIMIEVGKE; from the coding sequence ATGAATCGAACAGTCATTATCGACGGGGCAAGAACTCCATTCGGAAAATTTGGCGGTGCTTTATCCAGTCAAACAGCAAGTGATCTTGGCGCAATTGCCATCAAAGAAGCACTGAACCGGGCAGATGTGAAGGCGGAAGACATTGATGAAGTGATCATTGGTACAGTACTCCAAGCAGGCCAAGGGCAAATCCCTTCGAGACAAGCGGCGACGAAAGCGGGAATTCCATGGTCAGTAAAAACGGAGACAGTCAATAAAGTCTGTGCTTCCGGAATGCGGAGCGTCACGCTTGCCGACCAGCTCATCCGTCTTGGTGACGAAGAAGTGATTGTCGCGGGCGGTATGGAATCAATGTCCAATGCGCCTTACTACTTGCCGAAAGGCCGGTTCGGATTAAAAATGGGCGACTCACAATTGGTGGACGGCATGATCTACGACGGTCTTTCCTGCTCATTCACGCCAGAGCGCGTTCACATGGGAACATACGGAAACAAGACAGCCGATTCATTTTCATTAACACGTGAAATGCAAGACGAATGGTCGTTAAGAAGCCATGAACGTGCAATTGCAGCCATCGATGAAGGAAAACTTTCAGAAGAAATAGTGGCAGTCGAAATCCCGCAACGTAGAGGGGAACCGGTAAAAGTTGAAGCAGACGAAGCGCCACGCCGAGATACTTCACTCGAAACACTCGCAAAACTGCGCCCGGCTTTCGGTAAAGACGGCACTATTACAGCCGGAAATGCGCCAGGCGTCAATGACGGTGCATGCGCACTTGTCCTGATGAATGAAGAGCGTGCTTTGAAGGAAGGCAAAAAGCCATTGGCAACAATCATTGGCCACGCTGAAGTCGCAATCGAGCCAGAAAACTTCCCGCAAACACCAGGACTCGTCATCAACGAGATACTCAAGAAAACAGGAAAAGACATAACAGACATCGATCTCTTTGAAATAAACGAAGCATTCGCAGCAGTCGCACTCGCAAGCTCGCAAATTGCAGGCCTCGACCCTGAAAAAGTAAACGTCAACGGCGGAGCAGTCGCGCTTGGCCATCCAATCGGAGCAAGCGGTGCACGTATTATATTGACACTCGCATATGAACTAAAACGCCGCGGCGGCGGAATCGGAATCGCCGCAATCTGTTCAGGCGGCGGGCAAGGCGACGCGATAATGATCGAAGTCGGGAAAGAGTAA